A single genomic interval of Bradyrhizobium sp. sBnM-33 harbors:
- a CDS encoding Zn-ribbon domain-containing OB-fold protein, with product MAEPARARPKPTPETQHFWDGTQAGELRLQRCDACANVYFPPRPFCPSCASRKVSVFKASGKGKLYSYVINHRPAAPGFTPPYAIAVVELDEGPRMMSNIIDCPQTPEALELDMKLEVAFEKLDDKITLPMFRPAKG from the coding sequence ATGGCGGAGCCCGCGCGCGCAAGACCAAAACCCACGCCTGAAACCCAGCATTTCTGGGATGGAACGCAGGCCGGCGAATTACGCCTGCAGCGCTGCGATGCCTGCGCCAACGTCTATTTCCCGCCGCGCCCGTTCTGCCCCTCCTGCGCCTCGCGCAAGGTTTCCGTCTTCAAGGCCAGCGGCAAGGGCAAGCTCTATAGTTATGTCATCAATCACCGTCCGGCCGCGCCCGGCTTCACCCCGCCTTACGCCATCGCGGTGGTCGAACTCGACGAAGGGCCGCGCATGATGAGCAACATTATCGACTGCCCGCAGACGCCGGAGGCGCTGGAGCTCGACATGAAGCTCGAGGTCGCCTTCGAAAAGCTCGACGACAAGATCACCCTTCCCATGTTCCGTCCGGCGAAGGGCTAA
- a CDS encoding MFS transporter — protein sequence MTTTEAKSDTATSANSTGVYLAVLQLVFTLGWTTYVIYLPKLCADVGIAPTAVILILMLDQAIFTVTDTAMGIAADRIVPFVGKLGVFVGALTAISCAAFVALPFVAGTGPGAQVWFIVLILVWVVTSSALRAPPLTLLGKYAARPAIPFLSALTMLGYGLAGAVSPYLGVVLRNHDPRLPFVISGVVLLLTTLALSKVERDLAQAPPVAKQPAAPAKSLGPVPMFFIASMVILSLGYQLHFSINSTPFFLRFAKPDELPWLMPVFWIGFNIAMFPASVVVKHRGGLIVMGAAGLLGALAVLGAEMAGNLNMLIAAQFVAGAAWGCMLMAAVSAALAIGETGAEGKVVGLVFSALALATFVRMAAVAGGLQKLPEYAPLLQWAPVACWSVAGAGLLVIAASRMQRGAAKERGV from the coding sequence ATGACCACCACAGAAGCAAAGTCCGACACCGCCACCAGTGCTAATAGCACCGGCGTCTATCTCGCCGTGCTGCAACTGGTGTTCACGCTGGGCTGGACAACTTACGTCATCTACCTGCCAAAACTCTGCGCCGATGTCGGCATTGCGCCGACGGCCGTGATCCTGATCCTGATGCTGGATCAGGCGATCTTCACCGTCACCGACACCGCGATGGGAATCGCCGCCGACAGGATCGTGCCGTTCGTCGGCAAACTCGGCGTGTTCGTCGGCGCCCTGACCGCGATCTCCTGCGCGGCCTTTGTCGCGCTGCCGTTCGTGGCGGGTACGGGGCCGGGTGCACAGGTCTGGTTCATCGTCCTGATTCTTGTGTGGGTCGTGACGTCGTCGGCCTTGCGCGCGCCGCCACTGACGCTGTTAGGCAAATACGCCGCGCGGCCGGCGATTCCGTTTTTGTCGGCGCTGACGATGCTCGGCTACGGCCTGGCGGGCGCTGTCTCGCCCTATCTCGGCGTGGTGCTGCGTAACCACGACCCGCGGCTGCCCTTCGTGATCTCGGGCGTGGTATTGCTGCTCACCACCCTGGCGCTCTCGAAGGTCGAGCGCGATCTGGCGCAGGCGCCACCGGTCGCGAAACAGCCTGCGGCGCCTGCAAAATCGCTCGGCCCGGTGCCGATGTTCTTCATCGCTTCGATGGTCATCCTCTCGCTCGGCTACCAATTGCATTTTTCCATCAACAGCACGCCGTTCTTCCTGCGCTTTGCCAAGCCGGACGAATTGCCATGGCTGATGCCGGTGTTCTGGATCGGCTTCAACATCGCGATGTTTCCGGCAAGCGTCGTGGTCAAGCACCGTGGCGGGCTGATCGTGATGGGCGCGGCCGGCCTGCTCGGTGCGCTCGCCGTACTGGGCGCGGAGATGGCCGGCAATCTCAACATGCTGATCGCGGCGCAGTTCGTCGCTGGTGCTGCGTGGGGCTGCATGCTGATGGCCGCGGTTTCAGCGGCACTGGCGATTGGCGAGACCGGCGCCGAGGGCAAGGTGGTGGGGCTGGTGTTCTCCGCGCTGGCGCTTGCGACCTTTGTGCGAATGGCGGCGGTCGCCGGCGGCCTGCAGAAGCTGCCGGAATATGCGCCGCTGTTGCAGTGGGCGCCGGTGGCGTGCTGGTCGGTTGCAGGGGCGGGGTTATTGGTGATCGCGGCGTCGCGGATGCAGCGGGGTGCGGCGAAGGAGAGGGGAGTTTAG
- a CDS encoding thiamine pyrophosphate-dependent enzyme, giving the protein MTSTSGGEAIVNGLVAHGVDTVFGLPGAQIYGLFDAFHQAQLKVIGVRHEQACGYMAFGYARSSGKPGVFSVVPGPGVLNASAALLTAFGCNEPVLCLTGQVPTAFLGKGRGHLHEMPDQLATLRTFVKWAERIEYPDAAPAAVSRAFQEMMSGRRGPVSLEMPWDTFTQRAQVGASAVFDPFPPPQPDPDRIKAAAALIKDSKRPMIFVGSGAIHAREEILELAEMIDAPVVAFRSGRGIVSNAHELGLTMAAAYKLWPNTDLMIGIGTRMELPASGFRWPYQPKGLKSVRIDIDPAEMRRLTSDAAVVADAKAGTADLVAAVKKAGYSRTSGRRAEIDEATAAAQQEIQKVQPQMAYLNILREVLPDNAIVTDELSQVGFASWYGFPIYEPRTFITSGYQGTLGSGFPTALGAKVANPQRPVVAITGDGGFMFGVQELSTAVQFKIGVVTLVFNNNAYGNVRRDQRQHFDGRVVASDLVNPDFVKLAESFGAGAARVTSPDQFRPALEKALADGGPYVISVEVPTDSEVSPWTFIHPPKP; this is encoded by the coding sequence ATGACTTCAACTTCGGGCGGCGAAGCGATCGTCAATGGCCTTGTCGCGCACGGCGTCGACACGGTATTCGGCCTGCCGGGCGCGCAGATCTACGGTCTATTCGACGCCTTCCATCAGGCGCAGTTGAAGGTGATCGGCGTGCGGCATGAACAAGCCTGTGGCTACATGGCCTTCGGCTATGCACGCTCGTCGGGCAAGCCGGGCGTGTTCAGCGTGGTGCCTGGCCCGGGCGTACTCAACGCGAGCGCGGCGCTGCTCACCGCATTCGGCTGCAACGAGCCGGTGCTCTGCCTGACCGGACAGGTGCCGACGGCGTTTCTCGGCAAGGGCCGCGGCCATCTGCACGAGATGCCGGACCAGCTTGCGACGCTGCGCACGTTTGTGAAATGGGCCGAGCGGATCGAATATCCCGACGCGGCGCCCGCCGCGGTGTCGCGCGCGTTTCAGGAGATGATGTCGGGTCGCCGCGGTCCGGTGTCCCTGGAAATGCCGTGGGACACCTTTACGCAGCGCGCGCAAGTCGGCGCGTCAGCCGTGTTCGACCCCTTCCCGCCGCCGCAGCCGGATCCCGACCGGATCAAAGCGGCAGCGGCGTTGATCAAGGACAGCAAGCGCCCGATGATCTTCGTCGGCAGCGGCGCGATCCATGCGCGCGAGGAAATTCTCGAACTCGCCGAAATGATCGATGCGCCTGTCGTGGCGTTCCGCAGCGGCCGCGGCATTGTCTCCAATGCGCACGAGCTCGGGCTGACGATGGCGGCGGCCTACAAGCTCTGGCCGAACACCGATCTGATGATCGGGATCGGCACGCGCATGGAGTTGCCGGCCTCGGGATTCCGCTGGCCATACCAGCCGAAGGGACTGAAATCCGTTCGCATCGATATCGATCCGGCCGAGATGCGCCGGCTCACATCCGATGCCGCCGTGGTCGCGGATGCGAAAGCTGGCACGGCCGATCTCGTGGCTGCTGTGAAGAAGGCTGGCTATAGCAGGACCAGCGGCCGGCGCGCCGAAATCGACGAAGCCACCGCGGCGGCGCAGCAGGAGATCCAGAAGGTGCAGCCGCAGATGGCCTATCTGAACATCCTGCGCGAGGTACTGCCTGATAATGCGATCGTCACCGACGAGCTATCGCAGGTGGGCTTCGCCTCCTGGTACGGCTTTCCAATCTACGAGCCACGCACCTTCATCACCTCGGGTTATCAGGGCACGCTCGGCTCGGGTTTCCCCACTGCGCTCGGCGCCAAGGTCGCCAATCCGCAGCGGCCGGTGGTCGCGATCACCGGCGATGGCGGCTTCATGTTCGGCGTGCAGGAACTGTCGACCGCGGTGCAATTCAAGATCGGCGTTGTGACACTGGTGTTTAATAACAACGCCTATGGCAACGTGCGCCGCGACCAGCGCCAGCATTTTGACGGACGCGTCGTGGCGTCCGACCTGGTCAATCCGGATTTCGTGAAGCTCGCCGAATCCTTCGGCGCGGGAGCTGCGCGGGTGACTTCGCCGGATCAGTTCCGGCCCGCGCTGGAGAAGGCGCTGGCCGACGGCGGCCCATATGTGATCTCAGTCGAGGTGCCGACGGATTCGGAAGTCTCGCCGTGGACGTTTATTCATCCGCCGAAGCCGTAA
- a CDS encoding DUF2848 domain-containing protein, with the protein MFDLTFNVDDKGMLTPLTLAIDQAVIAGWTGRDPVARDKHIAELEAIGIARPATTPIYYRCSARRITQDDRIEVTGGDSSGEAEFVLIGWQGRIFVGCGSDHTDRKVESYSVTVSKQMCDKPVASVLWELEEVIGHWDRLILRSWATIGGSRVLYQEGRLDAMLPVNDLIERGFGGKGLPDGCAMFGGTFAAKGGIRPADRFEFELEDPVLNRKISHGYDVIALPVLG; encoded by the coding sequence GTGTTTGATCTGACCTTCAACGTCGACGACAAGGGCATGTTGACGCCGCTGACGCTGGCGATCGACCAAGCCGTGATCGCCGGCTGGACCGGGCGCGATCCGGTCGCGCGCGACAAGCATATCGCTGAACTCGAAGCGATCGGCATCGCGCGTCCCGCGACGACGCCGATCTATTACCGCTGCTCGGCGCGGCGGATTACCCAAGACGATCGTATCGAGGTGACGGGCGGCGATTCCAGCGGCGAGGCCGAGTTCGTGCTGATCGGCTGGCAGGGACGTATCTTTGTCGGCTGCGGCTCCGATCATACCGACCGCAAGGTGGAGAGCTACAGCGTCACGGTCTCAAAACAGATGTGCGACAAGCCGGTGGCATCGGTGCTGTGGGAATTGGAGGAGGTCATCGGTCACTGGGACCGGCTGATCCTGCGCTCCTGGGCCACGATCGGGGGCTCTCGCGTGCTTTACCAGGAGGGCAGGCTGGATGCCATGCTGCCGGTCAACGACCTGATCGAGCGCGGCTTTGGCGGCAAAGGCCTGCCCGACGGCTGCGCCATGTTCGGCGGCACATTTGCGGCCAAAGGCGGCATCCGCCCGGCTGATCGCTTCGAGTTCGAGCTGGAGGATCCCGTCCTGAATCGCAAGATCAGCCATGGTTATGATGTGATCGCGCTGCCAGTGCTGGGCTGA
- the alkB gene encoding DNA oxidative demethylase AlkB — protein sequence MTADLFEAVPDLRPSREAMAEGAVLLRGYTKPFENEVVAALREIIARAPFRRMFTPGGHQMSVAMTNCGSAGWVTDRSGYRYDGIDPNSGQPWPEMPPTFRAIAEQAAAEAGFAGFEPDACLINRYAPGARMSLHQDRDEQDFAAPIVSASLGLPAIFLFGGAKRADKPRRYRLEHGDVVVWGGPSRLFFHGVAPLADGEHAVMGRQRINLTFRKAR from the coding sequence TTGACTGCGGATTTGTTCGAGGCCGTGCCGGATCTGCGCCCATCGCGCGAAGCGATGGCGGAGGGCGCGGTATTGCTGCGCGGATATACGAAGCCCTTCGAAAACGAAGTGGTCGCGGCGTTGCGCGAGATCATCGCGCGAGCGCCATTCCGCCGCATGTTTACGCCTGGTGGCCACCAGATGTCGGTCGCCATGACCAATTGCGGCAGTGCCGGTTGGGTGACCGACCGCAGCGGTTATCGCTATGACGGCATTGATCCGAATTCCGGCCAGCCTTGGCCGGAGATGCCGCCGACGTTTCGCGCAATTGCGGAGCAGGCGGCTGCCGAGGCCGGCTTTGCCGGCTTCGAGCCCGACGCCTGCCTGATAAACCGCTACGCGCCCGGCGCACGGATGTCGCTGCATCAGGACAGGGACGAGCAGGATTTTGCCGCGCCGATCGTGTCGGCGTCGCTTGGGTTGCCCGCGATCTTCTTGTTCGGCGGTGCAAAGCGGGCCGATAAGCCGCGCCGTTACCGTCTGGAGCATGGCGACGTCGTGGTCTGGGGCGGGCCGTCACGGCTGTTCTTTCACGGCGTGGCGCCGCTCGCCGACGGCGAGCATGCCGTGATGGGGCGCCAGCGCATCAACCTGACCTTTCGGAAAGCGCGGTGA
- a CDS encoding amidase — translation MPDLPTLASLAADLEAGRTTARKLVEECLARIADPAGEGARTFIHVDKAAAIAAADAMDHLRKARAAPSPYAGIPVSIKDLFDIKGQVTRAGSRALEDSAPAEADAPVVARLRRAGFIVIGRTNMTEFAYSGIGINPHYGTPKSVFNRSVGHVPGGSSSGAAVSIADRMAYGALGTDTGGSCRIPAAFNGIVGYKPTQRRVPLDGGVPLSSSLDSFGPLARTVGCCAVLDAVLADEAVKPLQPRPVKGMRLAVPTTVAFDDLDDVVAKTFERALATLSREGAIIERIAVPEFDDVAVMNSKGGFAAAESYAWHRYLIASKGDVYDPRVRVRILRGESISAADYIDIVGARRAFIARTEKRIAPYDALVLPTTANAPPVIADLVADDKLFATQNLRALRNCTLINMLDGCAISLPAHREGEVPVGLMLAAAGGSDRRIFELAAGMEDVIRV, via the coding sequence ATGCCTGACCTTCCTACGCTTGCGAGCCTCGCCGCCGACCTCGAAGCCGGACGCACCACCGCGCGCAAGCTGGTCGAGGAGTGTCTCGCAAGGATTGCCGATCCCGCCGGTGAGGGGGCGCGGACCTTCATCCACGTCGACAAGGCCGCAGCGATCGCCGCGGCCGACGCAATGGATCATCTGCGCAAAGCGCGCGCCGCGCCCTCCCCCTATGCCGGCATCCCCGTGTCGATCAAGGACCTGTTCGACATCAAGGGGCAGGTGACTCGCGCAGGCTCCCGCGCGCTGGAGGATTCGGCTCCGGCCGAAGCCGATGCGCCCGTGGTGGCGCGGCTGCGGCGGGCCGGCTTCATTGTGATCGGCCGCACCAACATGACCGAATTCGCCTATTCCGGCATCGGCATCAATCCGCATTACGGCACGCCGAAGAGCGTGTTTAATCGCAGCGTCGGTCATGTGCCCGGCGGCTCGTCCTCGGGGGCTGCGGTATCGATCGCCGATCGCATGGCTTACGGCGCGCTCGGTACCGACACCGGCGGCTCCTGCCGGATCCCGGCGGCCTTCAACGGCATCGTCGGCTACAAGCCGACGCAGCGCCGGGTGCCGCTCGATGGCGGCGTGCCGCTGTCGTCCTCGCTCGACAGTTTTGGTCCGCTGGCCCGCACGGTCGGCTGCTGCGCGGTGCTTGACGCCGTGCTCGCAGATGAAGCGGTGAAGCCGTTGCAGCCGCGCCCGGTTAAGGGCATGCGGCTCGCGGTGCCGACCACGGTTGCGTTCGACGATCTCGACGATGTCGTCGCGAAAACCTTTGAGCGCGCGCTTGCGACGCTGTCGCGCGAGGGGGCAATAATCGAGCGGATTGCGGTGCCGGAATTCGACGATGTCGCCGTCATGAACAGCAAGGGCGGATTTGCCGCGGCGGAGAGTTATGCCTGGCACCGCTATCTCATCGCGAGCAAGGGTGATGTCTACGACCCTCGTGTTCGCGTCCGGATCCTGCGCGGCGAAAGCATCAGCGCAGCGGATTATATCGATATTGTCGGCGCGCGCCGCGCGTTCATTGCACGGACCGAAAAGCGCATCGCGCCCTATGACGCGCTGGTGTTGCCGACCACGGCGAATGCGCCGCCCGTCATCGCCGACCTCGTTGCCGACGACAAGCTATTCGCAACACAGAATCTGCGCGCGCTGCGCAATTGCACCCTGATCAACATGCTCGACGGCTGTGCGATCTCACTGCCCGCGCATCGCGAAGGCGAGGTGCCGGTCGGGCTGATGCTTGCAGCCGCCGGCGGATCGGACCGCCGCATCTTTGAACTCGCCGCCGGAATGGAGGATGTCATCCGTGTTTGA
- a CDS encoding 2OG-Fe(II) oxygenase: MTATARNIDRRSDIAARVAAIDWAQVTADLDAQGCAVLKGLLPPDECAALAALYPDDRNFRSRIVMGSHGFGRGEYKYFAYPLPELIAQLRPALYARLCGVANRWNETMGIDVRYPSRHEAFLKRCHDAGQTRPTPLLLQYGEGDYNCLHQDLYGEHVFPLQVAILLSEPGRDFEGGEFVLTEQRPRMQSRPEVVPLRQGDAVAFAVHHRPVQGTRGPYRVNLRHGVSRIRSGHRHTVGVIFHDAK; this comes from the coding sequence ATGACAGCAACCGCAAGAAATATCGACCGCCGGTCCGACATCGCTGCCCGCGTCGCTGCCATCGATTGGGCCCAGGTAACTGCCGACCTCGACGCGCAGGGTTGCGCAGTCCTGAAGGGATTGCTGCCCCCTGATGAATGCGCCGCGCTGGCCGCGCTTTATCCCGATGACAGGAACTTCCGCAGCCGCATCGTGATGGGGAGCCACGGGTTCGGCCGCGGCGAATACAAGTATTTCGCTTATCCACTGCCGGAGCTGATCGCGCAGTTGCGGCCCGCGCTCTATGCGCGGCTCTGCGGCGTTGCCAATCGCTGGAACGAGACGATGGGGATCGATGTCCGCTATCCCAGTCGCCACGAGGCCTTTCTGAAGCGCTGCCATGACGCCGGGCAGACGCGGCCGACGCCGCTGCTGCTGCAATATGGCGAGGGCGACTACAATTGCCTGCATCAGGACCTCTATGGCGAGCACGTGTTCCCGCTGCAGGTCGCGATCCTGCTGTCGGAACCGGGGCGCGATTTCGAAGGCGGCGAGTTCGTGCTGACCGAGCAGCGGCCGCGGATGCAGTCGCGGCCCGAGGTGGTGCCGCTGAGGCAGGGCGATGCGGTGGCGTTTGCTGTGCATCACCGGCCGGTGCAGGGGACGCGCGGGCCCTACCGCGTTAATCTGCGCCATGGCGTCAGCCGGATCCGCTCCGGCCATCGCCACACCGTCGGTGTGATTTTTCACGATGCCAAGTGA